From Campylobacter concisus, a single genomic window includes:
- a CDS encoding glycosyl transferase: MKKLAVFLYSMGPGGAERNVANLLPFLIRRYEVHLILMSKVITYEIPSEVQIHFIENSDPYESGLKKLARLFLAMPMLAFKYKKLCQNLGIDTQFVLMNRPCYIAGVARILGLKTRLVISERSCPSILYKNDLSGRVNKFLLTHLYKKANLILANALGNKEDLVRNFGMSETKTKVLYNALDLKTINLLKDEPLDGYFKPFFINIGRLDSGKNQAMLIKIIASINDPRATLGILGKGPLKDELQNLIDKFGVGERVKLLGTDKNPFRHIKNASCLLCASRFEGFSNVLLEALACEKTIISTEHKSGAKELLGESEFGILVPVDDENAMKEAMIKVLNTPEIRQNFENVAYNRAKFFDSENIASELINFLENPNE, from the coding sequence GTGAAAAAATTAGCCGTTTTTTTATACTCGATGGGGCCTGGTGGTGCTGAGCGAAATGTGGCAAATTTACTGCCATTTTTGATCAGACGTTATGAAGTTCATCTCATCTTAATGAGCAAGGTCATCACCTACGAGATCCCAAGCGAGGTGCAGATCCACTTTATAGAAAATAGCGATCCTTACGAGAGCGGGCTAAAGAAGCTTGCAAGGCTCTTTTTAGCGATGCCAATGCTTGCCTTTAAGTATAAAAAACTTTGTCAAAACTTAGGCATCGACACGCAGTTTGTGCTTATGAACCGCCCTTGTTATATTGCAGGAGTTGCAAGAATTTTAGGGCTAAAAACTAGGCTAGTTATCAGCGAGAGAAGCTGTCCTTCTATCTTATATAAAAACGATCTAAGTGGACGAGTTAATAAATTTTTACTCACTCATCTTTATAAAAAAGCTAATCTAATCCTAGCAAATGCGCTTGGTAACAAAGAGGATCTGGTACGAAATTTTGGTATGAGTGAGACTAAAACAAAGGTGCTTTACAACGCCCTTGATCTAAAAACTATAAATTTGCTAAAAGATGAGCCGCTTGATGGCTATTTTAAGCCATTTTTCATAAACATCGGCCGTCTTGATAGTGGTAAAAATCAAGCCATGCTAATAAAAATAATAGCTTCAATTAACGATCCTCGTGCTACGCTTGGCATCCTTGGCAAAGGGCCTTTAAAGGATGAGCTGCAAAATTTGATAGACAAATTTGGCGTGGGCGAGCGAGTAAAGCTTCTTGGCACTGATAAAAACCCTTTTAGGCATATAAAAAACGCCTCGTGTTTGCTTTGTGCCTCGCGTTTTGAGGGCTTTTCAAATGTCTTGCTTGAAGCACTAGCATGTGAAAAAACTATCATATCGACCGAGCACAAGAGCGGTGCAAAGGAGCTTTTGGGCGAGAGTGAGTTTGGTATTTTGGTACCAGTTGATGACGAAAATGCGATGAAAGAGGCGATGATAAAGGTGCTTAACACGCCTGAAATAAGGCAAAATTTTGAAAATGTTGCGTATAATCGGGCTAAATTTTTTGATAGTGAAAATATAGCGAGCGAGCTTATAAATTTTTTGGAAAATCCTAATGAATAG